The Phragmites australis chromosome 1, lpPhrAust1.1, whole genome shotgun sequence genomic interval TCACGATTATCAACCATAGCTTAGATGCTTCAGTTAGGGTATCATGAAGTTTTGCATTCAGTGCTTATTCCATTTTCACCCTAGGAAGTAATCCTATAACTCAGTGTCTCTTCAATTGTTTGTTAGAACTAAGAATGAAGTCTAATGCTTTCTCAGATATAACTAACTGCACTTTTTCAggacaatgataaaatatgacaCCAATATACTATAGTATTTTCTCTGTGTTGGTCTGCCTTCCGATAGTAAAAGAATGAGGTCGGGTTACATTGAGACAGCAGCTCTATATCACATacattatttggttctttgagaTACTAGTGCATATGAAATGAAGCATAGCTTGGTTGGTATGTTGAGCATTTTCACCTTTTCTGTAAATTTAATTTACTTCAGTATTTGTGTATTCTAAAATGTTTCCCTTAGGTCCGGGACAGGCATCCCTGACCATAATCCTTTTCCCTACATTGATTTCGATTTATCAGGAATAACTTCAATGAAATCCAGATGACACTAGGTATATAATGCccttttatttgaaaatatattttcctgGAAGTGCATTCCCTAATGTTTGACAGAACTTTACCTATACAGTATTCTTCATCCTGGAACCTGATTTCAGGTTGTATGCTTGGATCAGCTTTTGATTCCTTGTCTGGCTGCTCTGGTATGCAATCGTCCAGCTTTTCCCGTAGCGATCTTCTGGAATTTCCATGATATGCAAGCCTTTCATTTTTATGTTCCTTCGTTTCGTTGTAGCTGCAAAGCTCTTTTGACGGAGGAGTGCATAATTCTGTTGTTGTGAATTGATTAACATCCTTGGCTTGTTTGGTATCTTCTACATTTTGTGTGGGCGGACGAAGGTTCAAGTCGCTGCCTTTATCCTGTGCCTGTTTAGAACCTTTAGTCCATTCCATCTGAACCGGTGAAGCAGTACTAGAATTGTAAGTTTCATATTCAGTTGCTTCAGGAATATCTAGCACCCTTTTACTTTGACATATGCCGGTGTTCTCAATGATTTGTTGATGGATCCAATTGTCAATGTCTATAATGCCCATTTCCTCAGTTTTATTCTGTATCTTCCCTGATTCTGCCAGTTGACATTCTGTGAACGAAATCACTTGACCCTGCGACGGTTTCTCATGTTCTGAGAAAATCACCTGTTTGCTCTCGTTCTCTGATGTATCCTGGCTGCATTCTGTTCCATCTTGTGTGCTTGGTATCCAATTCATGTCACTTGTCATGGAGATACTGCATTCAGAGCTGCATTCTGACTGCCAAGTGGTAGCATTTACTGGCAGCCTTACAGACTCAGCGTAAACTGAGGAAGGCCTTCTCTTTGGTGGCACTGGTGGTTTTGTCCTGTTACTAAAAGGAATGTGTTTATTTAAGCCTATCCTGTGCTGGCTAGAAGCTGTTGGCTTCATAAACCTAGGTAACCTAGAAGAAACATCTCTGTTATTCTTCGAATTCCTTGTATTCTTTGACACGTCAGCTTTCAGTTCTTCACTGGGTGGGTGTGAAATGGCAAAATTTGTGCTAACAGATGGCTGAGGTCCTTTCAAATGCTCCATTGTCTCCTCGAGCCTCTTAATCTTTCTAGTAATATCTTCACATTCTTGTTCTAAATCACTGATCTCCCATTCTAACTCCATCAGTAAATGTTCctttcttgttttttcttcCTGTTCAAGATCAAGACATTAGTTTTTGTACCAAAGATTGTGTTCACATCCAAAAAATTGGATTACTTAtctgcatgcatggatgcagaCTATTATGATAATTTCTGGGACATTGCAATTTTTTGGCAAATCAAACAAACTCTCATCTTGTTATTCCAACTTGTTCTTTGGAAATCAAAGCATGTGGCCATTGGCTTTGCCTTAACTAAACTACTTTAATGCTTAGTTCGTAGCAATGGACAAAATTagtctaattatttttttttggtttcatgtGTATATATTCATGCTGTTGGTAATTGCAAAAGCTTACAGATGGTTCTTCACTTTCCAAGCGAATACTTCTAACTCTTGTTGCAAAACCCAAGGTACAAATTGTCTCACATAAATCATCCTCATTTGGTCTGATATGGACAAGCATCAATGTTTTGGACTCACATCCTGTCAATATGAATAGACCAAGGTGAGCTACAAGAAACCTGAGTTTGTAAAACAAGAAAGCAACAATTGTTCTGCATATTTGGAATGGTTAATGTGATGCTATTTACCTAGAGAATCTCTAAGAACTTGTGTAAGCTTGCTATTCCTGAGAAATGGAGAAGGCGAATGGTTATCATGTTCTCAACAAAAAAAGGACGAAAATGGTAATCTATTTTGCCATCTGCCAAACACTAGTTCATCATGGATTTTTTTACCTGTAAGGGACGTGGGCTTTTTTGGTTTGTAGTGCATCAATCACATCCCCTAGGGCTGACAGTGACAAATTTATGGCTTTGCCTTCCTTGAGCCTTTTCCCAGTTGCTTTTGTCTTTACAAGTCTTTCACTTCCACCTAGATCAATCATCCATAATttgtttcttgctttttttCTCTCAGGTGCGTTGAAGGAGGTCAATGAAATACGAATCAAACTGTTGCATAATAAGGACGAGTCTAAGGTACAATATAGCAATGCGTCCATGGTACTTTCTTTTATAAAAGCAGCCAACTTCTTATCCAAGCATAATAGGTTTTAGTAAGCATTTATCATGCACTTTTGGTTCATTCAAGGCCTCTTGAAGTCAGGTCCATGATTGATGTCTTTTCAATTATTATAAAATAGGGTGTGGATATATGTTTAGACCACTCAAGTTCGACTCCTCTTGGACGCGAATTTgagtatctattttttttaaaatggttGTGTGCATCCTTTGTTGGTGCAAAGGCCAGAAGTTGTACtttcattatctaaaaatataattagtgTATTTTTTTCTGCAGCAAAATTAAAAAAGGTTACCAGTGAGATCTGCTTGACGTAGAATTAGCCATAGTGGAAGCTGTTGATCTAAGGCGGGTCCCCACTTCATATAGTCTTTTCACTTCTTGAAAACTATTGACAGTAACTGCCACTAGGTTTTCAATCTCGATGCCACCATCAGGATCCGTTTTGATGGAAAGGCTGTATGCAGATATGCAGTAAAGAATCACTTACTTCCAAAAAAAGATGAAGAGGTGATAAGTGTGCACAGACGTAAGTCATTTAACAAGCACTAACAAAATTGTACAAGAACCACCTAGAGCAATTCATATCTTGAGTAGATGATTGTAGGATTCTCTTCCCCTTCCTTTCAGAAGAAAGGATTCTCTTCTGATTTAGATCCTTTTATGGTGTCAATATTCAAACTTTGGTTCTCTATACACTGATTGGTTGCATATGCACTAATGCCATTTTTTGTGACCATGTTCATTTGTTGGCTGTGCTGCACCGCTATGCAGCCTAGAGACACAAGTGCACTACAGTAGTATTGTGACATTTTGCAGGACTTTCAACATGGACCTACTGATATTTACATAGAGTCCCTGTCCATAGACTGTAAAAGAGATCTGATTACTTGTCTTGCAACCTGGTATTCATTCCAACATATTTAAAATTTACCTTGGCACTTTCTTAAAACCATGTGTCTTGCTTCCTGGAACTAGCAGGTCTTGCAGGTTTCCCATATATATCTCAAGCATACTGAAAGTGAACAGAAACCTACTGTTGCTCTCTGAAGCTCGATCGAACAGTGCTTGAATCCCACGTGGTATGACACCTAGATCTGTAGGCTTTCCTTCCTAATTCATGCAGTAATGGATTTGTAAGCAAAAAAATTGAGTTTGGAATTTGGATGTGAGGGAGGTAAGCTAGTGTTCGATGAAGTAAATCTTACCATGGTATAAGTTTTTCCACTACCTGTCTGACCATAGGCGAATATGCAAACGTTATAT includes:
- the LOC133909293 gene encoding kinesin-like protein KIN-14B, with protein sequence MVAACIIPNMDGQSGKTMQSLPDTLSSLMGFNKYLTPSWIESMSHIIKELSPTKPKMKVMVQKAQNIDTDDTGSDAKVAKIQDELVSLNAQLKQITLQRRQSLNNYLDLKGSIRVFCRVRPFHHEESDRSKTLLTLDESNVFLKVAETKIKQYKFDKVFNQCSTQGDVFSEVEPVIKSALDGYNVCIFAYGQTGSGKTYTMEGKPTDLGVIPRGIQALFDRASESNSRFLFTFSMLEIYMGNLQDLLVPGSKTHGFKKVPSLSIKTDPDGGIEIENLVAVTVNSFQEVKRLYEVGTRLRSTASTMANSTSSRSHCLIRISLTSFNAPERKKARNKLWMIDLGGSERLVKTKATGKRLKEGKAINLSLSALGDVIDALQTKKAHVPYRNSKLTQVLRDSLGCESKTLMLVHIRPNEDDLCETICTLGFATRVRSIRLESEEPSEEKTRKEHLLMELEWEISDLEQECEDITRKIKRLEETMEHLKGPQPSVSTNFAISHPPSEELKADVSKNTRNSKNNRDVSSRLPRFMKPTASSQHRIGLNKHIPFSNRTKPPVPPKRRPSSVYAESVRLPVNATTWQSECSSECSISMTSDMNWIPSTQDGTECSQDTSENESKQVIFSEHEKPSQGQVISFTECQLAESGKIQNKTEEMGIIDIDNWIHQQIIENTGICQSKRVLDIPEATEYETYNSSTASPVQMEWTKGSKQAQDKGSDLNLRPPTQNVEDTKQAKDVNQFTTTELCTPPSKELCSYNETKEHKNERLAYHGNSRRSLREKLDDCIPEQPDKESKADPSIQPEIRFQDEEYCIGKLTKFFRALRTAWVGALLGLGTMSLGLEQDFFQSLML